Proteins co-encoded in one Microbacterium hydrocarbonoxydans genomic window:
- a CDS encoding sugar ABC transporter substrate-binding protein → MNSIRGIGAIAFAGVAILALSGCQQGSASNGSNSEDGVVTLQFQSLSDQPATQAAVKSIVDEWNTENEDVQVEIVQAGWDGTFDKLITQFTGGTAPDIIHYEASSIVSFAADGYLADLSDYIDEDLKADISEGIWDSVTQDGEIIAYPSTLQSYMVFANADLLEAAGVEIPSGDTMTWEQLQEIAKATTAGDTYGLGWGLASPTATMMSLSLGFDGGFFEGEGADASIEVGDDELAVPELVHEMAYTDKSIQPTSLTQSGSDVLASFYGGKVAMTVQGSFQATNIANDAPDGFNWVALPPLEGSAGAIQAANPQTYSVNVDSEHVEESADFLNYFMEADNLAAIAYADALIPSSEGARAEVEKLAADNPAWTQVLASGEGLVGPPFLKVEKYTEWKDTIATPAFQQYLADQITSEQLATQLSDGWAEIAG, encoded by the coding sequence ATGAACAGCATCCGAGGCATCGGCGCCATCGCTTTCGCGGGCGTCGCCATCCTCGCCCTGAGCGGCTGTCAGCAGGGCAGCGCGAGCAACGGGTCGAACAGCGAAGACGGCGTCGTCACGCTTCAGTTCCAGTCACTGTCGGACCAGCCCGCGACGCAGGCCGCGGTCAAGTCGATCGTCGACGAGTGGAACACCGAGAACGAAGACGTTCAGGTCGAGATCGTGCAGGCGGGGTGGGACGGCACATTCGACAAGCTCATCACCCAGTTCACAGGCGGAACAGCGCCGGACATCATCCACTACGAGGCGAGCTCGATCGTCTCGTTCGCAGCCGACGGCTACCTCGCCGATCTGAGCGACTACATCGACGAAGACCTCAAGGCCGACATCTCCGAGGGCATCTGGGACTCCGTCACTCAGGACGGCGAGATCATCGCCTACCCCTCGACACTGCAGTCCTACATGGTGTTCGCCAATGCCGACCTGCTCGAGGCCGCAGGGGTCGAGATCCCCAGTGGCGACACGATGACCTGGGAGCAGCTGCAGGAGATCGCCAAGGCGACCACGGCCGGCGACACCTACGGGCTGGGATGGGGTCTGGCCTCGCCGACCGCCACCATGATGAGCCTCTCGCTGGGCTTCGACGGAGGTTTCTTCGAGGGAGAGGGAGCCGACGCATCCATCGAGGTGGGCGACGACGAACTCGCCGTTCCGGAACTGGTCCATGAGATGGCCTATACCGACAAGTCGATTCAGCCGACCTCGCTCACGCAGTCGGGGTCGGATGTGCTCGCCTCGTTCTACGGCGGAAAGGTGGCGATGACGGTTCAAGGATCGTTCCAGGCGACGAACATCGCCAATGACGCTCCGGATGGATTCAACTGGGTCGCGCTGCCTCCGCTCGAGGGATCAGCAGGTGCGATTCAGGCCGCGAACCCTCAGACCTACTCGGTGAACGTCGATTCGGAGCACGTCGAGGAGTCCGCGGACTTCCTCAACTACTTCATGGAAGCCGACAACCTCGCAGCGATCGCGTACGCCGACGCACTGATCCCCTCGTCAGAGGGCGCCAGAGCCGAGGTCGAGAAGCTCGCCGCCGACAATCCCGCATGGACTCAGGTGCTGGCGTCCGGCGAAGGACTCGTCGGACCCCCCTTCCTCAAGGTGGAGAAGTACACCGAGTGGAAGGACACGATCGCCACCCCGGCCTTCCAGCAGTATCTTGCCGACCAGATCACGAGCGAGCAGCTCGCGACGCAGCTCTCCGACGGCTGGGCAGAGATCGCCGGCTG
- a CDS encoding FtsW/RodA/SpoVE family cell cycle protein: protein MSTDVSADTSVIKALKKMRMPQTQRNREFWLLLFAVAISGASLTLVQLGALGLIDPMILAIGGGLAVLAFALHFVLRAVASDADPFVLPIATLLTGLGIAMIYRIDIAESLTGWNAYSTKQLAWTAISLAGAITVVILLRNYRVLFRYTYIFGLSGILLLLLPFVPGLRIPDANAQVWVSLGGMFAFQPGELAKICLAIFFAGYLVRTRESLTSVGTRFLGITWPRMRELGPVLVVWAISLGIIVIQRDLGTGTLIFGMFVAMLYVATGKTSWVLIGLALVAAGVAVATQILSYVRGRFINWLFLFDPSQVDPEDAGFQPMQGLFGLAHGGLLGTGWGQGRPDVTPLAHSDYIITSLGEEIGLIGLFAILCLYMVFISRGIRIGLAGQDDFGKLLATGLSFTIALQVFIMVGGVTRVIPLTGLTTPFLAAGGSSLVANWLIVAILLRISDGVRRQPRTVIG from the coding sequence ATGAGCACCGACGTCTCGGCCGACACCAGCGTCATCAAGGCCCTCAAGAAGATGCGGATGCCGCAGACGCAGCGCAACCGCGAGTTCTGGCTGCTGCTCTTCGCCGTCGCGATCAGCGGAGCCTCGCTCACACTCGTGCAGCTGGGCGCGCTCGGGCTGATCGACCCGATGATCCTCGCGATCGGCGGCGGCCTGGCCGTGCTGGCGTTCGCCCTGCACTTCGTGCTGCGCGCAGTGGCTTCGGACGCCGACCCGTTCGTGCTGCCGATCGCGACGCTGCTGACGGGTCTCGGCATCGCGATGATCTACCGCATCGACATCGCGGAGTCGCTCACGGGCTGGAACGCGTACTCGACCAAGCAGCTCGCATGGACGGCCATCTCCCTCGCCGGCGCGATCACCGTGGTGATCCTGCTTCGCAACTACCGCGTGCTGTTCCGATACACCTACATCTTCGGCCTCTCCGGCATCCTGCTGCTTCTGCTGCCCTTCGTTCCGGGTCTGCGCATCCCCGATGCCAATGCCCAGGTGTGGGTCTCGCTCGGCGGCATGTTCGCCTTCCAGCCGGGTGAGCTCGCCAAGATCTGCCTGGCGATCTTCTTCGCCGGCTACCTCGTGCGCACCCGCGAGAGCCTCACCTCGGTGGGCACCAGGTTCCTCGGCATCACCTGGCCTCGTATGCGCGAGCTCGGTCCGGTGCTCGTCGTATGGGCGATCTCGCTCGGCATCATCGTCATCCAGCGCGACCTCGGCACCGGAACGCTCATCTTCGGCATGTTCGTCGCGATGCTCTACGTGGCCACCGGCAAGACCAGCTGGGTGCTCATCGGCCTCGCTCTGGTCGCTGCGGGCGTCGCCGTCGCGACCCAGATCCTCAGTTACGTGCGGGGCCGCTTCATCAACTGGCTCTTCCTGTTCGACCCTTCGCAGGTCGATCCAGAGGATGCCGGATTCCAGCCGATGCAGGGCCTGTTCGGGCTCGCGCACGGCGGTCTTCTGGGCACGGGCTGGGGCCAGGGCCGCCCCGACGTCACACCGCTCGCGCACAGCGACTACATCATCACCAGCCTCGGCGAGGAGATCGGCCTGATCGGCCTGTTCGCGATCCTCTGCCTGTACATGGTGTTCATCAGCCGCGGCATCCGCATCGGACTCGCGGGTCAAGATGACTTCGGCAAGCTCTTGGCGACCGGCCTGTCGTTCACGATCGCGCTGCAGGTCTTCATCATGGTCGGCGGCGTGACGCGCGTGATCCCGCTGACCGGCCTCACCACCCCGTTCCTCGCCGCCGGTGGATCGTCACTGGTGGCGAACTGGCTGATCGTCGCGATCCTGCTGCGCATCTCCGACGGCGTCCGGCGCCAACCCAGGACGGTGATCGGCTGA
- a CDS encoding LacI family DNA-binding transcriptional regulator, with protein sequence MARVTITQVAAHAGVSVASASRALNGMIASAETIAKVREAAAELGYVADATARSLKLGRTNQLAYAVADIGNPVYVEMMTEIERVVTSSGYRLVLSSTGTTSSSLDVVRDLSRGYVDGMILSPLRVTDELLAALEDTPVPVVVLGRLPGGARLDTVRADSITAMRLVVDHLIAEGRRDIAFLNGPTDTTPGAFRRDGFAAAAGAHPSLSTRNVDTDDFTIAAGYTATRELLQDGQRPDAIVAANDLIAIGALRAAEDLGLTIPGDLAVTGLDNTELASVVRPGLTSVDLGAEERGRVAAELLLARINEPARAAHTVTVAPSLVVRGSSSRGLAQSHRTPSLDRDTGVHGLEEGRAAG encoded by the coding sequence TTGGCTCGAGTCACCATCACGCAGGTCGCCGCCCACGCCGGCGTGTCGGTCGCATCCGCGTCCCGCGCATTGAACGGCATGATCGCGAGCGCCGAGACGATCGCCAAGGTGAGGGAGGCGGCAGCCGAACTCGGATACGTGGCCGACGCCACCGCCCGATCGCTCAAGCTGGGGCGCACGAACCAGTTGGCATACGCGGTCGCCGACATCGGCAACCCCGTGTACGTCGAGATGATGACCGAGATCGAACGGGTCGTCACCTCATCCGGATACCGCCTGGTGCTCTCGTCCACCGGTACCACCTCGTCGTCGCTCGACGTCGTCCGCGATCTCAGCCGCGGATATGTGGACGGCATGATCCTCTCGCCGCTTCGCGTCACGGATGAACTGCTCGCTGCGCTGGAGGACACCCCTGTACCCGTGGTCGTGCTCGGTCGTCTGCCGGGCGGTGCTCGACTCGACACGGTTCGGGCCGACTCGATCACCGCGATGCGCCTGGTCGTCGACCACCTCATCGCTGAAGGACGACGCGACATCGCATTCCTGAACGGTCCCACGGATACGACCCCGGGTGCATTCCGCCGAGACGGATTCGCGGCTGCGGCCGGCGCGCACCCATCGCTCTCGACGCGGAACGTCGACACTGACGACTTCACGATCGCTGCGGGTTACACCGCAACGCGCGAACTCCTGCAGGACGGTCAGCGGCCGGACGCGATAGTGGCGGCCAACGACCTGATCGCCATCGGAGCGCTCCGTGCCGCCGAAGACCTCGGGTTGACGATCCCCGGAGATCTCGCCGTCACCGGCCTCGACAACACAGAGCTGGCGAGCGTGGTGCGACCGGGGCTCACCAGCGTCGACCTCGGGGCTGAAGAACGTGGTCGAGTAGCGGCCGAACTGCTTCTCGCCCGGATCAACGAACCGGCACGCGCAGCGCACACGGTGACGGTGGCGCCGTCTCTCGTGGTTCGCGGCTCGTCGTCACGGGGGCTCGCGCAGTCGCACCGGACTCCTTCGCTCGATCGCGACACAGGAGTCCACGGACTCGAGGAAGGGAGGGCGGCCGGATGA
- a CDS encoding penicillin-binding transpeptidase domain-containing protein, whose protein sequence is MTKELRRLSIVMLFMFLSLFVATSWIQVVEADNLAQDSNNRRTLLDSYEIQRGSIIVDDVAIASSVPSDDRYQFQRVYTDAAMWEPVTGYFNPALQSATGIERALNADLSGTGSSAFFSDIERILSGQPQTGFGVELSLDTPAQRAAYDALQGLNGAVVAIEPKTGRILAMVSTPGFDTNALATHDADAANATYDQLVEDPLKPLSNRAIAGDLNPPGSTFKLVVAAAAYASGDYTPDSTLPNPARYQLPQSSNTVANAWGGTCGAGDTVTIAEAIRLSCNIPMAELAVQLGDDRIREMAEKFGWNQSFSTPLESTPSSYPSGLNDPQTALTGFGQGQVTATPLQIAMVAAGIGNDGVVMNPRLVDTVIGNDLSVVRSYDDTEYGRAFDETVADEITASMVASVSTGAAQGARIDGVDVAGKTGTTENGDNKPYTLWFSGFAPADDPAVAVAVLVEDGGGQGQSGSGDTIAAPIAKKVIEAVLGR, encoded by the coding sequence ATGACCAAAGAGCTCCGCCGCCTCAGCATCGTGATGCTGTTCATGTTCCTGTCGCTGTTCGTGGCGACCAGCTGGATCCAGGTCGTCGAGGCCGACAACCTCGCCCAGGACAGCAACAACCGCCGCACGCTGCTCGACAGCTACGAGATCCAGCGCGGCTCGATCATCGTCGACGACGTCGCGATCGCCTCATCCGTGCCCTCCGACGACCGCTACCAATTCCAGCGGGTGTACACGGATGCCGCGATGTGGGAACCGGTCACCGGCTACTTCAACCCGGCGCTGCAGTCGGCGACAGGGATCGAACGCGCCCTCAACGCCGATCTGTCGGGAACGGGTTCCAGCGCGTTCTTCTCCGACATCGAGCGGATCCTCTCGGGCCAGCCCCAGACCGGATTCGGCGTGGAGCTGTCGCTCGACACCCCCGCCCAGCGTGCCGCCTACGACGCACTGCAGGGGTTGAACGGGGCCGTCGTGGCCATCGAGCCGAAGACGGGACGCATCCTCGCGATGGTCTCAACGCCCGGCTTCGACACGAACGCGCTCGCCACCCACGATGCGGATGCCGCGAACGCGACCTACGACCAGTTGGTCGAAGACCCGCTGAAGCCGCTGTCGAACCGCGCGATCGCCGGCGATCTCAATCCCCCGGGCTCGACGTTCAAGCTCGTCGTGGCGGCCGCGGCCTATGCGAGCGGCGACTACACGCCCGACTCGACGCTGCCGAACCCCGCTCGCTACCAGCTGCCGCAGTCGAGCAACACGGTCGCGAACGCCTGGGGCGGAACCTGCGGCGCGGGCGACACCGTGACCATCGCCGAGGCGATCCGGCTGAGCTGCAACATCCCGATGGCCGAACTCGCCGTGCAGCTGGGCGACGACAGGATCCGCGAGATGGCGGAGAAGTTCGGGTGGAACCAGAGCTTCTCCACCCCGCTCGAGTCGACGCCCTCGAGCTACCCGTCGGGGCTCAACGACCCGCAGACGGCACTCACGGGATTCGGTCAGGGTCAGGTCACCGCGACGCCGCTGCAGATCGCGATGGTGGCGGCAGGGATCGGGAACGACGGCGTGGTCATGAACCCTCGGCTCGTCGACACCGTGATCGGCAACGACCTGTCGGTCGTGCGTTCCTACGACGACACGGAGTACGGTCGCGCGTTCGATGAGACGGTCGCCGATGAGATCACCGCGTCGATGGTCGCGAGCGTCTCAACGGGCGCGGCGCAGGGTGCAAGAATAGACGGGGTCGATGTGGCCGGGAAGACCGGGACGACAGAGAACGGCGACAACAAGCCGTACACGCTGTGGTTCTCCGGTTTCGCACCGGCAGACGACCCGGCGGTCGCAGTAGCGGTCCTCGTCGAAGACGGCGGCGGACAGGGGCAGTCAGGATCCGGCGACACCATCGCCGCTCCGATTGCAAAGAAGGTCATAGAGGCGGTGCTGGGCAGATGA
- a CDS encoding DUF2809 domain-containing protein yields MHSPSSRGPGDTARRRRLLVAAALVIAAGLLTHLMGSGPLADRAGDVLYAVMIYLVIAIAFPRASVVVLGAGALAVCALIEVSQLTGLPALWAQSFWPVRLVLGVGFDPVDLVAYAVGGGAAAVADFFTIGRRRVRR; encoded by the coding sequence ATGCACTCCCCCTCGTCGCGCGGTCCGGGCGACACCGCTCGTCGACGGCGGCTGCTGGTGGCCGCGGCCCTGGTGATCGCGGCCGGTCTGCTCACGCATCTCATGGGATCGGGACCTCTCGCCGACCGTGCCGGAGATGTCCTGTACGCCGTCATGATCTACCTCGTCATCGCCATCGCGTTCCCCCGCGCGAGCGTCGTCGTCCTGGGTGCGGGCGCTCTGGCGGTCTGCGCGCTGATAGAGGTGTCCCAGTTGACGGGGCTGCCTGCCCTGTGGGCGCAGAGCTTCTGGCCCGTGCGACTCGTGCTGGGGGTCGGCTTCGATCCCGTCGACCTGGTCGCGTACGCGGTGGGAGGCGGCGCCGCCGCTGTGGCCGACTTCTTCACCATCGGTCGGCGCCGGGTGCGGCGGTAG
- a CDS encoding PP2C family serine/threonine-protein phosphatase, whose translation MVFEGSSVAISHTGKVRSNNQDSGYSGANLFVVADGMGGHAGGDVASSIAIHRMQPLDQPYSTVDDAQASLQAAATTAAGDLIRAAKDRPELAGLGTTLSAIIMVDDYAVIGHIGDSRIYLYRDDAVTQITADHTFVQRLVDSGRITPEEARYHPRRSVLMRVLSDMDSDPELDMFVMHTQPGDRWLLCSDGLSGVVDEAHILKAMRLGMAPGRTADNLLKQALDGGAPDNVTIVLVDVGGQHAMHSGTATIVGSASNPENVTVPPVRAPRSSWLHPVRQAANEPSHFEPAPEYLEELIEEDRRRARRRRLGWIAGMLVVLAALAFAAFAAYSWTQTRYFVGADEDSVVIYQGVQQNIGPIVLSTPLQDTDILLADLPPYQRDSVERTITARSLSDAEAIVARLQAGADRIINSTPLPTPVPTPSPEPTEGAG comes from the coding sequence ATGGTCTTCGAGGGCTCGAGCGTCGCGATCTCCCACACCGGGAAGGTCCGCTCAAACAACCAGGACTCCGGATACTCCGGGGCCAACCTGTTCGTCGTGGCCGACGGCATGGGCGGTCACGCCGGAGGAGACGTCGCCTCGAGCATCGCGATCCACCGGATGCAGCCGCTCGACCAGCCGTACTCGACGGTCGACGACGCGCAGGCCTCGCTGCAGGCGGCTGCCACCACCGCCGCCGGCGATCTGATCCGCGCGGCGAAGGACCGCCCGGAACTCGCGGGCCTCGGCACCACGCTCAGCGCGATCATCATGGTCGACGACTACGCCGTGATCGGCCACATCGGCGACTCCCGCATCTATCTCTACCGCGACGACGCCGTCACGCAGATCACCGCCGACCACACCTTCGTGCAGCGTCTGGTCGATTCCGGCCGCATCACGCCCGAAGAGGCCCGGTACCACCCGCGCCGCTCGGTTCTCATGCGCGTGCTCAGCGACATGGACTCCGATCCCGAACTCGACATGTTCGTGATGCACACGCAGCCCGGAGACAGATGGCTGCTCTGCTCCGACGGGCTGTCTGGGGTCGTCGACGAAGCGCACATCCTCAAGGCGATGCGCCTCGGAATGGCTCCCGGCCGCACCGCCGACAACCTGCTCAAGCAGGCGCTCGACGGCGGTGCTCCCGACAACGTCACGATCGTGCTCGTCGACGTCGGCGGTCAGCACGCGATGCACTCGGGCACCGCGACGATCGTCGGCTCCGCCTCGAACCCCGAGAACGTCACGGTGCCGCCGGTGCGCGCCCCCCGCAGCAGCTGGCTGCACCCGGTGCGGCAGGCGGCGAACGAGCCCAGCCACTTCGAGCCCGCGCCCGAATACCTCGAAGAGCTCATCGAAGAGGACCGTCGACGTGCGCGCCGGCGTCGGCTCGGCTGGATCGCCGGGATGCTGGTGGTGCTGGCCGCACTCGCGTTCGCGGCCTTCGCCGCCTACAGCTGGACCCAGACCCGCTATTTCGTGGGCGCCGACGAGGACAGCGTCGTGATCTATCAGGGCGTGCAGCAGAACATCGGCCCGATCGTCCTCTCGACGCCGTTGCAGGACACCGACATCCTGCTCGCCGACCTGCCGCCGTATCAGCGCGACTCGGTGGAGCGCACGATCACCGCCCGCTCGCTCTCCGACGCCGAGGCGATCGTCGCCCGGCTGCAGGCGGGCGCGGATCGCATCATCAACTCGACGCCGTTGCCCACACCGGTGCCGACGCCTTCCCCCGAGCCGACGGAGGGAGCGGGATGA
- a CDS encoding FHA domain-containing protein has protein sequence MTTPSELVLLLLRIGFLLLLWFFVFGVVYSLRADLFGMKVRKVPADAEAAAAPAPSTPPAPARPSSSKPVTTGPATVATAKRLVITSGPKAGLELALGSETLTIGRSSDSALVIRDDYTSSHHARLLLRGDSWAIQDLDSTNGTFVAGQRVSGNPVSLSLGTPIKVGATTFELRA, from the coding sequence GTGACCACGCCCAGTGAGCTCGTCCTGCTCCTGCTGCGCATCGGGTTCCTCCTGCTGCTGTGGTTCTTCGTGTTCGGCGTCGTCTACTCGCTGCGCGCCGATCTGTTCGGCATGAAGGTGCGCAAGGTCCCCGCCGACGCAGAGGCCGCCGCAGCTCCTGCGCCGTCCACTCCCCCGGCCCCCGCGCGTCCTTCGTCGTCCAAGCCGGTGACGACGGGTCCTGCGACGGTCGCCACGGCCAAGCGGCTGGTCATCACCTCGGGTCCGAAGGCCGGTCTCGAACTGGCGCTCGGCTCAGAGACGCTGACGATCGGGCGCTCGAGCGACTCTGCCCTGGTGATCCGCGACGACTACACGTCGAGCCACCACGCGCGTCTGCTGCTGCGGGGCGACAGCTGGGCGATCCAGGATCTCGACTCGACCAACGGCACGTTCGTCGCCGGCCAGCGCGTGAGCGGAAACCCCGTCTCCCTCTCGCTCGGCACTCCCATCAAGGTGGGCGCCACGACCTTCGAGCTGCGAGCCTGA
- a CDS encoding sugar ABC transporter permease encodes MTSTATKEDTTSARAPKKVGHRTRAQRREAIALVVPALLPIIVFSVIPLVSGVALGFTDATLKRNAEINFIGLGNFIELLGDHRFWGSFGIGIVWAASVALLTLICAMGLALLLNSDLRLKGLTRVLALIPWAMPPVVIAIVWRMIYNPNSGPLNGALEAVGIPGVNWLGDFSTALPAVIVVGVWAGIPQTTVLLLAGMQSISAEQHEAAAVDGAGAFRRFWHITLPALRPVIIAVTALDFIWQFNSFGLIYVLTEGGPGGRTMIPPLFTYLEAFRNREIGYASAMGDVLVIAIMLILSLYLINQFRQNKGARS; translated from the coding sequence ATGACTTCGACCGCGACGAAGGAAGACACGACGTCAGCGCGCGCGCCGAAGAAGGTCGGTCATCGCACACGCGCTCAACGGCGAGAGGCAATCGCACTCGTCGTTCCGGCGCTCCTGCCCATCATCGTGTTCTCCGTCATCCCCCTGGTCAGCGGTGTGGCGCTCGGATTCACGGACGCGACTCTCAAGCGCAACGCCGAGATCAACTTCATCGGTCTGGGCAACTTCATCGAACTGCTGGGAGATCACCGCTTCTGGGGGTCTTTCGGGATCGGGATCGTCTGGGCGGCGTCAGTCGCGCTTCTGACCCTGATCTGCGCGATGGGTCTGGCACTGCTGCTCAACAGCGACCTCAGGCTCAAAGGTTTGACACGCGTTCTCGCCCTGATCCCATGGGCGATGCCGCCGGTCGTCATCGCGATCGTGTGGCGCATGATCTACAACCCCAACTCGGGCCCTCTGAACGGCGCCCTCGAAGCTGTCGGCATCCCCGGAGTGAACTGGCTGGGTGATTTCTCGACTGCCCTCCCCGCGGTCATCGTCGTCGGCGTCTGGGCGGGGATTCCGCAGACCACCGTGCTGCTGCTCGCCGGCATGCAGTCGATCTCGGCCGAGCAGCACGAGGCTGCCGCGGTGGACGGTGCGGGAGCGTTCCGTCGCTTCTGGCACATCACTCTTCCCGCACTGCGACCCGTCATCATCGCCGTCACCGCACTCGACTTCATCTGGCAGTTCAACTCCTTCGGCCTCATCTACGTGCTCACCGAGGGCGGTCCGGGCGGGCGGACGATGATCCCCCCGCTGTTCACCTACCTCGAGGCCTTCCGTAACCGCGAGATCGGCTATGCGTCCGCGATGGGTGACGTGCTCGTGATCGCGATCATGCTGATCCTCTCCCTCTACTTGATCAACCAGTTCCGCCAGAACAAGGGAGCGCGCTCATGA
- a CDS encoding carbohydrate ABC transporter permease, which yields MTARRPWYATLLMYVALAAFLLFLGFPLLWLLSASFKSSSELNSLAVNLLPSTWDFSNYSSALERQNLLSAAGNSLMVSIATMVITVLLSMPMAYALARLKGKLRATGTVWILTSQVFPSILIIIPLFLVLRSINLNDTLFGLILVYVTFTLPFTLWMLQGYVAAIPTELEEAGEMDGASRFTILRTIILPLLAPGLVATAMFTFVSAWNEFFLALVLLQSPELYTLPIALRSFLGAEGQTQLGPLAAGAILATIPSLIIFSILQKKLTGGMLAGAVKG from the coding sequence ATGACCGCCCGCCGACCCTGGTACGCGACACTGCTCATGTACGTCGCGCTCGCCGCGTTCCTGCTGTTCCTCGGCTTCCCGCTGCTGTGGCTGCTGTCAGCGTCGTTCAAGTCGTCGAGCGAGTTGAACTCGCTCGCGGTGAACCTGCTGCCGTCCACCTGGGACTTCAGCAACTACAGCTCCGCCCTCGAGAGGCAGAACCTCCTGTCGGCGGCAGGGAACTCACTCATGGTGTCGATCGCGACCATGGTGATCACCGTTCTGCTGTCGATGCCGATGGCGTATGCGCTCGCGCGCCTCAAGGGCAAGCTGCGTGCGACAGGAACTGTCTGGATCCTCACGAGTCAGGTGTTCCCGTCGATCCTGATCATCATCCCGCTGTTCCTGGTGCTCCGTTCGATCAATCTGAACGACACGCTCTTCGGCCTGATCCTCGTGTATGTCACCTTCACGCTGCCCTTCACGCTCTGGATGCTGCAGGGTTATGTTGCGGCGATCCCGACGGAGCTCGAAGAAGCGGGCGAGATGGACGGCGCATCCAGGTTCACGATCCTGCGCACGATCATCCTTCCGCTCCTCGCCCCCGGGCTCGTAGCGACGGCGATGTTCACCTTCGTCTCGGCGTGGAACGAGTTCTTCCTCGCCCTGGTGCTGCTGCAGAGTCCGGAGCTGTACACGCTTCCGATCGCGTTGCGCTCGTTCCTGGGAGCCGAGGGCCAGACCCAGCTCGGTCCGCTGGCAGCCGGTGCGATCCTCGCGACGATCCCGTCGCTCATCATCTTCAGCATCCTGCAGAAGAAGCTCACCGGCGGAATGCTCGCCGGCGCAGTCAAGGGCTGA
- a CDS encoding DUF3662 and FHA domain-containing protein translates to MGLLDSFEKGLERAVNSAFAKTFRSGIQPVEIASALRREADTNAAVVSRDRIIAPNSYVVRLSTDDAERMRGLGGALTDELHALLTKHGKSQGYSFAGPLSISLEADDKIATGTVNISSGTVEGRVNWQAVIDVDGRRHPITRARTVIGRGTDADITISDAGSSRKHVEVLWDGERAMMRDLGSTNGTKVNGQKVRESSLTSDTTITIGRTDLVFRVVPVSTPARPPRPRDDDATRAFGAIS, encoded by the coding sequence GTGGGACTACTTGACAGCTTTGAGAAGGGTCTCGAGCGCGCTGTGAACAGCGCCTTCGCGAAGACCTTCCGCAGCGGCATCCAGCCCGTGGAGATCGCCTCGGCCCTGCGCCGCGAGGCCGACACCAACGCGGCTGTGGTGAGCCGCGACCGCATCATCGCGCCCAACAGCTATGTCGTGCGTCTCAGCACAGACGACGCCGAGCGCATGCGCGGCCTGGGCGGAGCCCTGACCGACGAGCTGCATGCGCTTCTGACGAAGCACGGCAAGTCGCAGGGCTACAGCTTCGCCGGCCCCCTCTCGATCTCACTCGAGGCCGACGACAAGATCGCCACCGGCACCGTGAACATCAGCTCCGGCACTGTCGAGGGGCGCGTGAACTGGCAGGCCGTGATCGACGTCGACGGACGCCGTCACCCGATCACCCGCGCCCGCACCGTGATCGGCCGCGGCACGGATGCCGACATCACCATCTCGGATGCCGGATCGAGCCGCAAGCACGTCGAGGTGCTGTGGGACGGCGAGCGAGCCATGATGCGCGATCTCGGTTCCACGAACGGCACGAAGGTCAACGGCCAGAAGGTGCGCGAGTCATCGCTCACCAGCGACACGACCATCACGATCGGCCGCACCGACCTCGTCTTCCGCGTCGTCCCCGTCTCCACGCCGGCGCGGCCGCCGCGTCCGCGTGACGACGATGCGACCCGTGCGTTCGGAGCCATCTCGTGA